One region of Arvicola amphibius chromosome 3, mArvAmp1.2, whole genome shotgun sequence genomic DNA includes:
- the Mrpl3 gene encoding 39S ribosomal protein L3, mitochondrial isoform X2 gives MPGCRLLAQAGAQVLGCSTRGLGAAPGLGNRTNIWFCVRTCHSKSSTWWDEHLSAENASFVKQLVFDENKAQLSSKLNPLKDEPWPLHPWEPGSSRVGLVAVKLGMMPLWTKDGQRHAVTLLQVQDCHVLKYTPKESYNGKTAALTVGGKTVSRLYKPDSVLEFYRELGLPPKQTIKIFRVTDNAVIKPGTPLYAAHFRPGQYVDVTAKTIGKGFQGVMKRWGFKGQPASHGQTKTHRRPGAISTGDVARVWPGTKMPGQMGNQSRTAYGLKVWRVNTKHNVIYVNGSVPGHKNCLVKVKDSSLPAYKDHCKSLPFPTYFPDGDEEELAEDLYDEDVLQPSAPSITFA, from the exons ATGCCGGGTTGTAGGCTGCTGGCGCAGGCCGGCGCCCAGGTGTTGGGCTGTAGCACCAGAGGCCTAGGTGCTGCCCCGGGCTTAGGGAATAG aacgAACATCTGGTTCTGTGTGAGAACTTGCCACAGCAAGAGTAGCACTTGGTGGGACGAGCATCTGTCTGCAGAAAATGCCTCATTTGTTAAGCAACTGGTCTTTGATGAAAATAAAGCCCAATTATCAAGTAAACTAAACCCCCTGAAAGATGAACCGTGGCCTTTACATCCTTGGGAACCAG GTTCTTCCAGAGTTGGTCTTGTCGCCGTGAAGCTGGGCATGATGCCTTTGTGGACCAAAGATGGTCAAAGGCATGCAGTCACATTACTTCAG gtACAAGACTGTCATGTGTTAAAATACACTCCCAAGGAAAGCTATAATGGAAAAACAGCAGCCCTCACTGTGGGCGGGAAAACAGTGTCGCGcttatat AAACCTGATTCAGTATTGGAATTTTACCGAGAACTTGGATTGCCACCGAAACAGACAATTAAAATCTTTCGTGTAACAGATAATGCTGTAATTAAGCCAG ggACCCCTCTTTACGCTGCTCACTTTCGCCCTGGACAGTATGTGGATGTCACAGCCAAAAC TATTGGTAAAGGTTTTCAGGGTGTCATGAAAAGATGGGGATTTAAAGGCCAACCTGCTTCTCACGGTCAAACGAAGACCCACAGGAGACCTGGAGCTATTTCAACTGGA gATGTTGCCAGAGTCTGGCCCGGAACTAAAATGCCTGGGCAGATGGGAAACCAGAGCAGGACAGCGTATGGACTGAAG GTGTGGAGAGTGAACACCAAGCACAACGTCATCTACGTGAATGGCTCTGTACCCGGACATAAAAACTGCTTAGTGAAG GTCAAAGACTCTTCGCTGCCTGCATATAAGGATCATTGTAAAAGCCTGCCATTCCCTACTTACTTTCCTGATGGAGACGAAGAAGAGCTTGCGGAAGACTTGTATGATGAGGACGTGCTGCAGCCCAGCGCACCTTCTATTACATTTGCCTGA
- the Mrpl3 gene encoding 39S ribosomal protein L3, mitochondrial isoform X1 has product MPGCRLLAQAGAQVLGCSTRGLGAAPGLGNSVGHPITGRRKTERKSSLPLAPLALRLSNTHLFGLVSPHVFRTNIWFCVRTCHSKSSTWWDEHLSAENASFVKQLVFDENKAQLSSKLNPLKDEPWPLHPWEPGSSRVGLVAVKLGMMPLWTKDGQRHAVTLLQVQDCHVLKYTPKESYNGKTAALTVGGKTVSRLYKPDSVLEFYRELGLPPKQTIKIFRVTDNAVIKPGTPLYAAHFRPGQYVDVTAKTIGKGFQGVMKRWGFKGQPASHGQTKTHRRPGAISTGDVARVWPGTKMPGQMGNQSRTAYGLKVWRVNTKHNVIYVNGSVPGHKNCLVKVKDSSLPAYKDHCKSLPFPTYFPDGDEEELAEDLYDEDVLQPSAPSITFA; this is encoded by the exons ATGCCGGGTTGTAGGCTGCTGGCGCAGGCCGGCGCCCAGGTGTTGGGCTGTAGCACCAGAGGCCTAGGTGCTGCCCCGGGCTTAGGGAATAG TGTAGGCCATCCCATTACAGGGAGAaggaaaactgagagaaaatCCAGCTTGCCTCTTGCTCCATTGGCTCTAAGACTGTCAAATACACATTTATTTGGGCTCGTCTCCCCTCATGTTTTTAG aacgAACATCTGGTTCTGTGTGAGAACTTGCCACAGCAAGAGTAGCACTTGGTGGGACGAGCATCTGTCTGCAGAAAATGCCTCATTTGTTAAGCAACTGGTCTTTGATGAAAATAAAGCCCAATTATCAAGTAAACTAAACCCCCTGAAAGATGAACCGTGGCCTTTACATCCTTGGGAACCAG GTTCTTCCAGAGTTGGTCTTGTCGCCGTGAAGCTGGGCATGATGCCTTTGTGGACCAAAGATGGTCAAAGGCATGCAGTCACATTACTTCAG gtACAAGACTGTCATGTGTTAAAATACACTCCCAAGGAAAGCTATAATGGAAAAACAGCAGCCCTCACTGTGGGCGGGAAAACAGTGTCGCGcttatat AAACCTGATTCAGTATTGGAATTTTACCGAGAACTTGGATTGCCACCGAAACAGACAATTAAAATCTTTCGTGTAACAGATAATGCTGTAATTAAGCCAG ggACCCCTCTTTACGCTGCTCACTTTCGCCCTGGACAGTATGTGGATGTCACAGCCAAAAC TATTGGTAAAGGTTTTCAGGGTGTCATGAAAAGATGGGGATTTAAAGGCCAACCTGCTTCTCACGGTCAAACGAAGACCCACAGGAGACCTGGAGCTATTTCAACTGGA gATGTTGCCAGAGTCTGGCCCGGAACTAAAATGCCTGGGCAGATGGGAAACCAGAGCAGGACAGCGTATGGACTGAAG GTGTGGAGAGTGAACACCAAGCACAACGTCATCTACGTGAATGGCTCTGTACCCGGACATAAAAACTGCTTAGTGAAG GTCAAAGACTCTTCGCTGCCTGCATATAAGGATCATTGTAAAAGCCTGCCATTCCCTACTTACTTTCCTGATGGAGACGAAGAAGAGCTTGCGGAAGACTTGTATGATGAGGACGTGCTGCAGCCCAGCGCACCTTCTATTACATTTGCCTGA